A window from Gammaproteobacteria bacterium encodes these proteins:
- a CDS encoding MATE family efflux transporter, producing the protein MSVQINSKTPHNYSHRDVLNLATPMILSSLSIPLLGVVDTAVMGHLDSAHYLAAVAVGAVLFNFIYMGMNFLRMGTTGLIAQAYGKNQHSEVRSVFMQAIMVAIALATTLLLIQKPLSLTLHWLQASPIVTETAIKYFQWRIWSAPAVLANFVLIGWFLGMQSGRGPMLMLFTTNFINIILDIVFVTQLGMDVDGVALASVIAEFCGLGAGLVYWRVLLQRHPGSWNRQEIFDFSKLKRFFTVNSHILVRTLSLMTAFAFFTAQGARFGDSILAANAVLINFQAILAYGLDGFAHAAEALVGRATGEKNKSGLQKAMRIAFQWAAGIAVGFTLVFLLFGKGIINLLTDIEQIRELAKEYLFWLIISPIVSVWCFVYDGIFIGATKTKEMMLNMLASTFLVFIPIALVLINFGNHGLWAAFMLFLIARAVFLHKDRNKLFEF; encoded by the coding sequence GTGTCGGTACAGATCAATTCAAAAACCCCTCATAATTATTCACATCGCGATGTTTTAAATCTCGCGACCCCGATGATCTTGTCGAGCTTGTCGATTCCACTTTTGGGTGTTGTCGACACTGCGGTAATGGGCCATTTGGACAGTGCACATTATTTGGCGGCCGTGGCTGTAGGGGCGGTGTTGTTCAATTTTATATACATGGGCATGAATTTTCTGCGCATGGGAACCACCGGACTTATCGCCCAGGCCTATGGAAAAAACCAGCATTCCGAAGTGCGCAGTGTGTTCATGCAAGCCATCATGGTTGCCATCGCCCTGGCAACCACATTATTGCTGATTCAAAAACCCCTGAGCTTGACCTTGCACTGGTTACAAGCCAGTCCGATCGTGACTGAAACCGCCATCAAATACTTTCAGTGGCGAATCTGGAGTGCGCCGGCGGTTTTGGCGAATTTTGTTTTAATTGGCTGGTTCCTCGGCATGCAAAGCGGGCGAGGCCCGATGTTGATGTTATTCACCACAAACTTTATCAACATTATTCTCGACATCGTGTTTGTTACCCAACTCGGCATGGATGTAGACGGTGTTGCCCTGGCTTCTGTTATCGCCGAGTTTTGCGGCTTGGGCGCCGGACTGGTTTATTGGAGAGTCTTGTTGCAGCGTCATCCTGGCAGCTGGAACCGGCAGGAAATTTTTGACTTTAGCAAGTTAAAACGGTTCTTTACCGTCAATTCCCACATCCTGGTGCGTACGCTGTCTTTAATGACGGCTTTTGCTTTTTTTACCGCGCAAGGCGCCCGCTTTGGCGACTCGATACTTGCGGCAAATGCTGTATTAATTAATTTTCAGGCGATCTTGGCTTACGGACTGGACGGTTTTGCCCACGCCGCCGAGGCCCTGGTCGGTAGAGCAACGGGTGAGAAAAATAAATCGGGCTTACAAAAAGCCATGCGCATTGCTTTTCAGTGGGCAGCAGGAATTGCCGTTGGATTTACCCTGGTCTTTTTACTTTTCGGTAAAGGCATTATTAATTTGCTCACCGATATCGAACAGATTCGCGAACTGGCAAAAGAGTATTTGTTCTGGCTGATCATCTCGCCCATCGTTTCCGTGTGGTGTTTTGTGTATGACGGGATTTTCATTGGTGCGACCAAGACCAAAGAGATGATGCTCAATATGCTGGCTTCCACCTTCTTGGTGTTTATTCCGATTGCTCTGGTCCTGATCAATTTTGGTAATCACGGACTGTGGGCGGCCTTTATGCTGTTTTTAATTGCCCGCGCGGTGTTTTTACATAAGGACAGGAATAAGCTTTTCGAATTTTAA